A window of Castanea sativa cultivar Marrone di Chiusa Pesio chromosome 1, ASM4071231v1 contains these coding sequences:
- the LOC142642949 gene encoding uncharacterized protein LOC142642949 — MQEESWELSVCPSFNSYSSDKLADVAAKVTLEFDHRDHDDGGAFEENEEFEFVSVRKAEDDVVVLDGQIGPVFPVFNRDLLLSDQNPTKSQQITDGHDLKNREGEGEGEGEEEGEDVRCLRIPLKKLFSEEHDPTSYSSSSSEVDELEGVPPGTYCVWTPQSNSSPKAIAAAASPSQCKKSNSTGTTTSSNTKSSSSKRWRLMNLLRRSNSEGKDSFVFLTPKNKEEEISNSNNSFEEENSNSNSKEIKKVVAVKKKKKKEKEQTVSSAHEVFYGRKRESMERDKRKTYLPYRKDLVGFWASVGSLGRTFPPF, encoded by the coding sequence ATGCAAGAAGAAAGTTGGGAACTTTCGGTGTGTCCAAGCTTCAATAGCTACTCTTCTGATAAACTCGCGGACGTAGCCGCTAAAGTGACCCTCGAGTTTGATCATCGTGATCACGATGATGGGGGAGCGTTCGAGGAAAACGAGGAGTTCGAGTTCGTGTCCGTTCGTAAAGCCGAGGACGACGTGGTCGTGTTGGACGGTCAGATCGGTCCGGTTTTCCCGGTGTTCAATCGCGACCTCCTTCTGTCTGATCAGAACCCAACCAAAAGTCAACAAATTACGGACGGCCATGATTTGAAGAAcagagaaggagaaggagaaggagaaggagaagaagaaggtgagGATGTGCGGTGTCTTCGGATTCCGCTAAAGAAGCTGTTCAGCGAGGAACACGATCCGACGTCGTACTCTTCGTCGTCGTCCGAGGTGGATGAGCTGGAAGGGGTCCCACCTGGTACATACTGTGTGTGGACCCCACAGAGTAACAGCTCACCAAAAGCTATAGCCGCAGCTGCCTCACCGAGCCAATGCAAGAAAAGCAATTCAACTGGGACAACAACCTCGTCTAATACTAAGTCTTCTTCTTCCAAACGTTGGAGGCTTATGAATTTGCTTCGAAGGAGTAATAGTGAAGGGAAGGACTCGTTTGTGTTTTTGACTCCGAAGAACAAGGAGGAAGAGAttagtaatagtaataatagCTTTGAGGAAGAGAATTCGAATTCGAATTCGaaggaaataaagaaagtgGTGGcggttaagaagaagaagaagaaggagaaggaacAAACGGTGTCGTCTGCGCATGAAGTGTTTTATGGGAGGAAGAGGGAAAGCATGGAGAGGGATAAGAGAAAGACATATTTGCCCTACAGGAAAGATTTGGTCGGATTCTGGGCTAGTGTTGGTAGCTTGGGTCGGACCTTCCCTCCTTTCTAA